DNA from Propionispora vibrioides:
CCGGCGAAAATACTGTAAGAGACATCATCAGAAAGGCGATGGCGGCTAATTTTTTCATATTGCACTCCTTTCAGGCTATTCTAATAATTATTCTACTATAAAGTTTACATAATGCAACGAAAAATATTTGCCAGTTACCTAGTAACCCATCGATTTTGAAAGTGCAAATTAAATTCTCAAAGATTTTTTCGTAAGACAGGGCGAAAGAAGTAGGCCTAGCGAATATAGGTAACCCAGCGACAATCAAGCCTTAAGAAAAGAAATTACCGTACTTTCAACGTTGCTGACCACTAACCTGCCACTGCCGTACTCCAGCAAATACTAACAGGCTATTTCCATCGGTCTAATGACTAATTCAATAAAAAAAGGCCGGAACGAATCACTATTCGTTCCGGCCGCTTTGTATCTATGGGCGCTGTCCACCTTGCCTAACGGGCCAATTGGTACAGCACTTCCGTTAAAACCTCAATTCCGGTCATGATATCGGCTTCTGCCACGGCTTCTTCCGGATTATGACTGACTCCATCCTTACAGGGTATCAAAATGAGTCCGCTGGGAGTCACATGCGCCAGATTCATGGCATCATGACCGGCTCCACTGTGCAAGCGCTGATAAGCTACCTTTTTGTCCCGGCAGATCCCTTCAATCAGCTCAGCCATTTCTTCATCCATGGCTACAGGCCTTTCCGCTGAAGTAACTTCAATGGAAACAGGAGTTTCCTGGGCATCGGCAATGGCGCTAATAGCATCCTTAAGCTCCTGCATCGTGGCAATAATGCTATCATGATCAATGCCTCGGATATCCACCCACATTTCCGCCCGGCCAGGCACTACATTAACCGCACCCGGCTGAACCTTAAGCGCCCCTACCGTTGCTACCGTGCCATAATGGGACTGGGCCAACGCAATTTCCTGTACAGCCAGTACAATCATAGCCGCACTAACCAGTGCATCCTGCCGTTCATCCATCGGTGTAGTGCCCGAGTGAGCAGCCACACCGTCAACGGTGATTTTGCAGCGGGTCGGTGCCGCAATGGAATCAACAATGCCAATACTGTTTTTTTGCCGTTCCAAAATCCGACCTTGCTCAATGTGCAATTCAACAAAGCTTTTTATCGTTTTGGCCGGTCGAGCCGCTTGCTTAACTGAAGCGACAGACAGTCCCTGTTGTTCGATAACCTCTTTAAAAGTAATGTTATTTTCATCTTTCAACCGCGACAAAGTATGTACGTGCAATTGTCCGGTCATGGCCTTACTGCCAAAAGTCGCCACACCAAATCGGCTGGACTCTTCG
Protein-coding regions in this window:
- a CDS encoding Zn-dependent hydrolase, with protein sequence AFSDSDIQARNYIVKFLQTMGLLVRVDGAGNIIARLEGSDPEQTVVMTGSHLDTVPEGGKYDGTLGVVAAIQAVKELQKRGPLTHPVEIVIFAAEESSRFGVATFGSKAMTGQLHVHTLSRLKDENNITFKEVIEQQGLSVASVKQAARPAKTIKSFVELHIEQGRILERQKNSIGIVDSIAAPTRCKITVDGVAAHSGTTPMDERQDALVSAAMIVLAVQEIALAQSHYGTVATVGALKVQPGAVNVVPGRAEMWVDIRGIDHDSIIATMQELKDAISAIADAQETPVSIEVTSAERPVAMDEEMAELIEGICRDKKVAYQRLHSGAGHDAMNLAHVTPSGLILIPCKDGVSHNPEEAVAEADIMTGIEVLTEVLYQLAR